Sequence from the Fulvivirga ligni genome:
GAACGGGTCTTTTGCCATCCACTCTAACCGTACTGCCAACCGTATCAACTTCCTTAATCTTTCAAGGTGCTTCATCACACCATTATTTGATAAGGGTTTCTGATGATCTGTTGGCTGATATGCCCTCAAATAAAGCTCAAACTCTGTAATAAACTTGTAAGTAAGCTCAGACAAATACATATCTGATTTTCTGTAACGCTTCTTGAGGTAGCGTAGAATATATTTCTTGGTAGTAAAATAATTCTTTAAGGTGCCATCAGACAAAACATTTTTGAAATTGGTATTATGATAATCAACTAACCGAGTAATAGTATGTCCATCTTCATCCAGACCAAGAGCCATGTTCTTGAGAGCTTCTGCCGTAATCAATTTTTTCTCAATCTGCATTTGCTGATAGCTATTAGTAATGCCAGATCTAAATTGTTCCAGATAATGATTTAGTTTCTTTACTTCCATAGCATTACCTTTCGCCCGACCACCTAATTCATTCCAATTGGTGACTTTAATTCTTTTTTTCATGGAGATCTCTACTCTTTCAGAATCTACAGTAATACGGGCATAAATAGGCACCAGACCATTTTTAAGCTTATTCCTTCTGATAATAAATTGTACTCCGAATGTTTTTGAACTTCTCATAATGACTTCTTTTAGTTGTATTTGATAAATAGTTCACCAGAAAGTGGTGAATTCACTAAAAAATCGAGTCAAATGCCTTTAAATAAAATGATCACTATTATCTGAATATCAGATAGTTAACGCCTTTCTGGTGACCTAAATATAAAAAATAAAAAAGGTCACCGTATAGGTCTCATTTTCATTGATAATAAACGTATTACATTGGAGAGATAAAATTAAAAAACCCTCCAAATCGTGAAATTTGGAGGGTTTTGTACTTAGATGGTTATCTAATCGTCGGGATGACTGGATTCGAACCAGCGGCCCCCACTACCCTAAAGTGGTGCGCTAACCGGGCTGCGCCACATCCCGAGCCCTAAATTTGGGTTGCAATTATAATAAAATTTTTATTTTCTAACACAAAAGAACGGTATTCCTTGTGCTTACTTTTTCTTACTTTTCAAGCTTTTAAAGAAACGAGCCCAGTTAAATGGATTCAGCAACGGATTGGGTCTTGGGCCAAAGCGATCGTTTTGATAGGTAGCCCAGTTATCCATGTAAAACCTGTAGTTAGCATAGCCGTCCATCGGGGTGGTTTGCACCATCAGAGCCAGTAGCTCGTCATTCAGATTTTGTGAATTTACATCTTCATCTACCGGCAAGTTCAACGCCAGCACAGCTTCTTTAAATATCTCTTCTGTGGGAAACGGCATAATCTCCACTGTCTCCAGGAAGGTGGTGTCAGATACCAGCTCAACCAAAATAGTGAGGTTATCTGTCTCTGTATCTGGTATGGTGTAGTACTGCTTTCTATAACCTACCGCACTGATTACTATCTCATCTCCTACCAGCGTGGGCATAGAAAAATAGCCTAAACGATTAGTGGATGTCCCTCTTCCGGCCTTAGGCACATATACGTTTACCCCTGGCACTCCTGCTACACTGTCTTCTCCTAATACGATACCTGAAAGCTGAATAACCTTCTTTTTACCCTGAGCCTGAGCCTGGCTGGAAACCATGATGGCCACTACACTTAGCAAAACACATAGGATAAAAGGTGATAATCGTTTATAGAAGGCTTTCTCTTTTGTCATCTAAACACACATTGTCGAAATTCCGAAGTTATCAATTGAACGGCAAATTTCCTTATAATGTTCACTAATTATTTTTAAATTTGGTTTTATACTTTTCCATTATTCTGATATTATGAGGTTAAAAAATTTTAGTTTGTCTTTCGGCTCACAAATCTTCAAAGCCTGCTCAGATGAGTCAAGAGTAAGAATTCTTCACCTCATATTTCAAAACAAGGAAATGTGCATCTCAGACCTGGAGCAGATTCTGGATTTCACTCAAACCAAAACGTCGCGGCACCTTATTTATTTGAAAAACTCAGGAATTCTCAGTACCCGAAAACATGATCAGTGGGTTTTTTATTATCTAAAGGATGAAGTATATGATATCATTAATCAGATATTTCAGTTTTTACAAAAAGATCAGGTGCTCCGCGGTGACTTACAGACCTACAAAACCATGTATTCTAACCGTGAGCTTGCTCTTAACAAGTTAGAAACCAGAAACTGGCAGCGCTAAACATGAAGTACAACACCATTTTCTTTGATCTGGACCACACGCTGTGGGACTATGAGAAAAATTCTTCTGAAGCTCTTACTGAGCTTTATGATAAATATAACCTCTATAAATTAGGAGGCTTTTCATGCACTGCCTTTATCAAACGATTCTCCATCATCAACTATGGTTTGTGGGATCAGTTTAACCATGGCATTATCGGCAAAGAAGAGATCAGAAGAAATAGGTTTACTAATATCTTTAAGCATTTTAAGGTAACAGAGCCGAGCTTGTCATTAGAAATATCTGATGAGTACCTAAAGCTTTGTCCTACCAAAACCAATTTGTTTCCCCACGCTCATGATGTGCTTACTTACCTTCAAGGTAAATACAAGCTCTACATCCTGACTAACGGCTTTAATGAGGTGCAGCAAATAAAGGTTAGCAGCAGCAACATTGGCAACTACTTTCAGGGTATGATTACCTCAGACACCACTGGCCATAAAAAGCCAAACCGAGAAATTTTTGACCACGCTCTGCAGGTAGCTGGAATAAAATGTAGCGAAGGTGTTATGATTGGCGACAGTCTTAATGCTGACATCGTAGGTGCCCAAAATGCTGAGATAGACGGCATCTTTTTCAACCCCGCCAGGGTAAAGCATAAGGAAAAACCCAGCGCAGAGATCAATTGCCTTAGTGAGCTCATGAATATTCTGTAACAGCCGGCTTATTAGCTCAGTATTACCTAAATTTGCAGCCTCAAACGAATTGTAATACTAAAAATATTAATAAGCATGCCTAAAGGAATATACAATATACCTACTCCTGTTAATGAGCCGGTATTATCTTATGCTCCGGGATCTGCCGAAAGAGCAGCTGTACAACAAGCGCTTAAAGAGGCCAGAGCCGAGGAAATAGATGTACCTATGTACATTGGTAGTGAAGAGGTGACTACAGGAAACAAAATATCTTTAAACCCTCCACATGATCACCAGCATGTTCTTGGTTATTTCCACGAGGGAGATACTACGCACGTAGAGCAGGCAGTAAATGCCGCTTTAGGAGCAAAAGAAGCTTGGGCTAGCCTAAGCTGGGAGCACAGAGCCAGTATTTTCTTAAAAGCTGCTGATCTGATTGCCGGCCCTTACAGAGCGAAGATCAACGCGGCTACTATGCTAGGACAATCTAAAAATG
This genomic interval carries:
- a CDS encoding site-specific integrase, which codes for MRSSKTFGVQFIIRRNKLKNGLVPIYARITVDSERVEISMKKRIKVTNWNELGGRAKGNAMEVKKLNHYLEQFRSGITNSYQQMQIEKKLITAEALKNMALGLDEDGHTITRLVDYHNTNFKNVLSDGTLKNYFTTKKYILRYLKKRYRKSDMYLSELTYKFITEFELYLRAYQPTDHQKPLSNNGVMKHLERLRKLIRLAVRLEWMAKDPFERYQLKFNKVERGFLDQDELIRLQDKKFEIARLDWVRDLFVFSCYTGLAYIDVMKLAPENLGKGVDGKLWIMTTRQKTQQKVSIPILPKAMDIISKYKEHPRAEINGTLFPVISNQKLNSYLKEIADLCRIRKNLTFHLARHTFATTVTLSNGVPIESVSKMLGHTKITTTQIYAKVVEHKVSEDMGMLREKLFQA
- a CDS encoding carboxypeptidase-like regulatory domain-containing protein, whose amino-acid sequence is MTKEKAFYKRLSPFILCVLLSVVAIMVSSQAQAQGKKKVIQLSGIVLGEDSVAGVPGVNVYVPKAGRGTSTNRLGYFSMPTLVGDEIVISAVGYRKQYYTIPDTETDNLTILVELVSDTTFLETVEIMPFPTEEIFKEAVLALNLPVDEDVNSQNLNDELLALMVQTTPMDGYANYRFYMDNWATYQNDRFGPRPNPLLNPFNWARFFKSLKSKKK
- a CDS encoding ArsR/SmtB family transcription factor, which codes for MRLKNFSLSFGSQIFKACSDESRVRILHLIFQNKEMCISDLEQILDFTQTKTSRHLIYLKNSGILSTRKHDQWVFYYLKDEVYDIINQIFQFLQKDQVLRGDLQTYKTMYSNRELALNKLETRNWQR
- a CDS encoding YjjG family noncanonical pyrimidine nucleotidase; amino-acid sequence: MKYNTIFFDLDHTLWDYEKNSSEALTELYDKYNLYKLGGFSCTAFIKRFSIINYGLWDQFNHGIIGKEEIRRNRFTNIFKHFKVTEPSLSLEISDEYLKLCPTKTNLFPHAHDVLTYLQGKYKLYILTNGFNEVQQIKVSSSNIGNYFQGMITSDTTGHKKPNREIFDHALQVAGIKCSEGVMIGDSLNADIVGAQNAEIDGIFFNPARVKHKEKPSAEINCLSELMNIL